In the Streptomyces katrae genome, one interval contains:
- a CDS encoding IS5 family transposase, with protein MLFRAGVGHRASPELTSAQWERIAVLLPETGTPGGRWAGHRTVVTGVLYRTRTGIPWPDLPERYGCWQTVYERHRRWSADGTWSKILRAWQAGADSTAPDADVRGRATPTPPPAGPTSRQPGPGTLPRRATPKRGGTRVDAEGREALGRSRGGLTSKVHLLADDRCRPLVWLTSLARRGDSPMFLPLMQALNVARTGAGRPRTRPDRARGDKAYASRVYLRKRGIEATNAQLDDECAKPPSARPGRRPPARLRPRAVPPAQHHRTLHRKAETTPGRRDSIRQTRLHLQRPPGHSSHRDLAPRPHQRAIRHCTAWTLARSSAGRYVPHVAVLTHLERLRVTR; from the coding sequence GTGCTGTTCCGGGCAGGAGTCGGTCATCGTGCTTCGCCTGAACTGACGAGTGCTCAGTGGGAGCGCATAGCCGTGCTGCTGCCGGAGACCGGCACTCCAGGCGGGCGGTGGGCCGGCCATCGGACCGTGGTCACCGGTGTGCTCTACCGGACACGGACCGGGATTCCCTGGCCTGACCTGCCCGAGCGCTACGGCTGCTGGCAGACCGTCTACGAACGCCATCGCCGCTGGTCGGCCGACGGGACCTGGTCGAAGATCCTGCGAGCGTGGCAGGCAGGCGCCGACTCCACCGCCCCAGACGCGGACGTTCGTGGGCGGGCAACGCCGACTCCACCACCTGCCGGGCCCACCAGCAGGCAGCCGGGGCCCGGCACGCTGCCCCGAAGGGCCACCCCTAAAAGGGGCGGGACCCGTGTGGACGCAGAGGGCCGTGAGGCCCTCGGACGCTCCCGGGGCGGGCTGACCAGCAAGGTCCACCTGCTGGCGGATGACCGCTGCCGGCCCCTGGTCTGGCTGACCTCGCTCGCCCGGCGCGGGGACAGCCCGATGTTCCTCCCCCTCATGCAGGCCCTGAACGTGGCCCGGACAGGGGCCGGGCGTCCCCGCACCCGCCCGGACCGGGCCCGCGGCGACAAGGCGTACGCCAGCCGCGTCTACCTGCGCAAACGCGGAATCGAAGCAACGAACGCCCAGCTGGACGACGAGTGTGCGAAACCGCCGTCGGCTCGGCCAGGCCGGCGGCCACCCGCCCGCCTTCGACCACGAGCAGTACCGCCGGCGCAACACCATCGAACGCTGCATCGGAAAGCTGAAACAACACCGGGCCGTCGCGACTCGATACGACAAACGCGACTACATCTTCAACGACCTCCTGGCCACAGCAGCCATCGTGATCTGGCTCCGCGACCTCATCAAAGAGCCATCAGACACTGCACTGCCTGGACACTGGCCCGAAGTTCAGCCGGTCGATACGTCCCTCACGTGGCAGTCCTTACTCACCTGGAGCGACTTCGTGTCACCCGCTGA
- a CDS encoding 2-phosphosulfolactate phosphatase: MEQWFVQAGHGVRFDWGPAGASVLAKEVACLVVVDVLSFTTSVTVAVEAGVRVFPYRWRDETAAVFADRMNATLAVGRSTATEASPWSLSPAALRRSPFTPRLVLPSPNGSTIAAAAGDCVVVAGSLRNATAVGQWVAGQGFGTVQRPVAVIASGERRPDGSMRPALEDLLGAGAVIASLRDSGKDRLSPEAAVAAAAFEGIEDVGGAVTGCASGRELVDLGYADDVAIATELNACKVIPVLTDGAFASAKELCPGGGVR; the protein is encoded by the coding sequence ATGGAGCAATGGTTCGTTCAAGCAGGTCACGGCGTGCGGTTCGATTGGGGCCCTGCCGGTGCATCCGTCCTCGCCAAGGAGGTCGCATGCCTTGTCGTCGTTGACGTGTTGTCGTTCACCACCTCGGTCACAGTCGCGGTCGAGGCGGGAGTGAGGGTATTCCCCTATCGCTGGCGCGATGAGACCGCTGCAGTATTTGCGGACCGGATGAACGCCACTCTGGCGGTGGGGCGGAGCACGGCCACGGAGGCGTCACCATGGTCGCTGTCGCCTGCTGCGTTGCGGCGTTCTCCCTTCACCCCGCGCCTGGTGCTTCCCTCACCGAACGGCTCCACCATCGCCGCGGCTGCGGGAGACTGTGTCGTCGTCGCGGGATCGCTGCGGAACGCAACCGCCGTGGGACAGTGGGTTGCAGGACAAGGCTTCGGCACGGTGCAGCGGCCTGTTGCCGTGATCGCCTCGGGCGAGCGCCGGCCTGACGGCAGTATGAGGCCCGCGCTTGAGGATCTTCTCGGTGCCGGTGCAGTGATCGCCTCACTGCGTGACAGCGGCAAAGACCGGCTTTCACCGGAGGCCGCGGTGGCGGCGGCCGCCTTCGAGGGCATCGAGGATGTCGGTGGCGCTGTCACGGGCTGCGCATCTGGGCGGGAGCTTGTGGACTTGGGTTACGCCGATGACGTCGCCATCGCGACGGAACTAAACGCTTGCAAGGTGATCCCCGTTCTCACTGACGGAGCATTTGCGTCTGCAAAGGAACTCTGTCCCGGTGGGGGTGTGAGGTAA
- a CDS encoding SDR family NAD(P)-dependent oxidoreductase, whose translation MTARFTGKTALVTGAGSGIGRAIALAFAAEGASVVAAGRTSDSLDQTVALIEKEGGTAAAVTADVSRAEDVKALVRRTVEHFGSLDVAVNNAGVFRGGAPVADLPEEDWRTLLDVNVTGVLLGLQAQIAQMRDQPAGGAIVNISSNLGAHSRIPGVAGYIATKAAVSALTRAAALDHIADGIRINAVSPGPVATTMSLWPGETDADRAVRMKGALPLGRVSSTEEVAAAVLYLASPDAASVVGSDLVIDGGASA comes from the coding sequence ATCGGCCGGGCCATCGCTCTCGCCTTCGCCGCCGAAGGGGCCTCGGTGGTCGCGGCCGGACGTACCTCCGACTCGCTCGACCAGACGGTAGCCCTGATCGAGAAGGAGGGTGGTACGGCAGCAGCCGTCACCGCGGACGTGAGCCGCGCCGAGGACGTCAAGGCCCTCGTTCGCCGCACCGTCGAACACTTCGGCAGCCTTGACGTCGCCGTCAACAACGCGGGCGTCTTCCGGGGCGGCGCCCCCGTAGCCGACCTCCCCGAGGAGGACTGGCGCACCCTGCTCGACGTCAACGTCACCGGTGTTCTCCTCGGCCTCCAGGCCCAAATCGCCCAGATGCGCGACCAGCCCGCCGGCGGCGCGATCGTCAACATCTCCTCCAACCTCGGCGCGCACAGCCGCATCCCGGGCGTGGCCGGCTACATCGCCACCAAGGCGGCCGTCTCCGCCCTGACCCGGGCCGCCGCACTGGACCACATCGCCGACGGGATCCGCATCAACGCGGTCAGCCCCGGTCCGGTCGCCACCACCATGTCGCTGTGGCCGGGCGAGACCGACGCCGACCGCGCCGTCCGGATGAAGGGCGCGTTGCCGCTGGGGCGGGTCTCCTCCACCGAGGAGGTCGCGGCAGCCGTGCTGTATCTGGCCTCGCCGGATGCCGCTTCTGTGGTCGGCAGCGACCTGGTCATCGACGGCGGAGCCTCTGCCTGA